One genomic window of Corynebacterium diphtheriae includes the following:
- a CDS encoding D-alanyl-D-alanine carboxypeptidase family protein: protein MNYTLSHGTIISMKRVPKTLIALTAITAALSPTALSATMAPVLADPAPRSSAPNTDKCDNATTPPSAETTSEKLAPGRTSIAPLPTVDNEFGSCGITKATGFDVPTNTASAWMVFDLDTGAVIATKDPHGRYRPASVIKALIALVAIDELDLSKKVTITNDDVNQEGSAVGFVEGIDYSVQQLLDGLLLGSGNDAASALARALGGEDTTIKKINNLAQELGTVDTYAASYTGLDAQGMSTSVRDLAVIYQAAWQNPVFADTVKKEYSELPADKTGTTFQVWNDNGILMNTEHGIGGKTGFTDDAHHTFVGAKNINGRRIAAVILDTTIDLGRPWEQANKLIDAGYKVAENQAVGSILRKESSIPSEESQPKELSRPSFTNPSDNRDTTPRFVILGALVALVVLGALAWMFGKREDRVNS, encoded by the coding sequence ATGAACTACACCTTAAGCCACGGCACCATCATAAGTATGAAACGTGTGCCCAAAACCCTCATCGCGCTGACCGCCATCACTGCAGCACTCTCACCCACCGCACTTAGCGCAACCATGGCACCAGTATTAGCTGATCCCGCACCGCGTTCCTCCGCGCCGAACACCGACAAATGCGACAACGCTACCACCCCACCATCGGCCGAGACGACCTCCGAAAAACTCGCACCAGGCCGTACTTCAATCGCACCTCTTCCCACCGTCGACAACGAATTTGGCAGCTGTGGGATAACAAAAGCAACAGGATTCGACGTCCCCACCAATACCGCTTCGGCATGGATGGTTTTTGACCTCGATACCGGTGCTGTCATCGCCACCAAAGACCCCCACGGACGCTACCGTCCTGCATCCGTCATCAAAGCACTCATCGCGCTCGTAGCCATCGACGAACTCGATCTTTCGAAAAAAGTCACCATCACCAATGACGACGTGAACCAAGAAGGCTCCGCTGTCGGATTTGTGGAAGGAATCGACTATTCCGTCCAACAACTACTCGACGGACTACTCCTCGGCAGCGGAAACGATGCCGCCAGTGCACTCGCACGCGCCCTCGGCGGCGAAGACACCACCATCAAAAAGATCAACAATCTTGCCCAGGAATTGGGAACCGTCGACACGTACGCCGCCTCATACACTGGCTTGGATGCCCAGGGCATGTCCACTTCTGTGCGCGACCTTGCTGTGATCTATCAAGCAGCATGGCAAAACCCCGTCTTCGCAGACACCGTGAAAAAGGAATACTCAGAACTCCCCGCCGATAAAACCGGCACAACGTTCCAAGTCTGGAATGACAACGGCATCCTCATGAACACGGAGCACGGCATCGGCGGTAAAACCGGTTTTACTGACGACGCCCACCACACCTTCGTCGGCGCGAAAAATATCAACGGTCGCCGCATCGCCGCCGTCATCCTCGACACCACCATCGATCTAGGACGCCCATGGGAACAAGCCAACAAGCTTATCGACGCCGGCTACAAAGTCGCCGAAAACCAAGCAGTAGGGTCGATTCTTCGGAAGGAATCGTCGATTCCTTCCGAAGAATCGCAACCAAAAGAACTCTCGCGCCCATCGTTTACTAATCCTTCTGATAACCGCGACACGACACCTCGTTTTGTGATTCTGGGGGCGTTGGTGGCGCTGGTGGTGCTCGGGGCGCTGGCGTGGATGTTCGGTAAACGTGAAGATCGCGTGAATAGCTAA